CTatctaattaaaatgaaaaacagttgATAGTAGAAAGTCTATAATCTATCAACATAATACATACGATTATCTATTAATTCTACGTGTGTGAATTCACTGTTAACTGTTCACATGCCACTGAATGGCTACTGATAACTTGTAGAGTCACAACAGATATCAATatcactatcaaaataaagtgttaactaaactttttattcatttatttaattgatatttCACATGTATTTTCTATCAGATTTTTATAGTGAGGCTGTGCTTGCTAGTTCAGCCGTTTGGAGGCTTTGAAACAAGGTCATACCCATTTTCATGAAAAGGCAAATCAAGAGCACAATTTTAGGTTTGCATTTGGCATACTATTTATATGCAAAATCGACTTTCCGGGTGCATATGATGTGCtgtggttaaggttagggttaggtgtgtCTTTTGTGTACTTAAAATTTTTGTATCAtattttatgcttaaaaaaaggATATCATATGCACGTGAAAACTGCATATTATATGCTTCTCAAACTTGTGTGTAGCATGCGAAAACTAGATTTTGCATATAAATAGTACATCAAATACAAACAAAGTCATGTAGTTGATACACATTTCATGAGAACAGGTTGCTTTTACATAAGCCAAATAAAGATAATCTTTACATTTAGGCCCATaactgggggggggggtacaTTTTAATCCCACGGGGGGTTCCATGGGAGTGGCAGCTGCCACCCGCCACTCAGCTTGCCACCACTGTATGTCCCTGCCCCTGCCACCTACCACGTGGCCTGTCACCACTGGCAAATAGTTGGAGTGACACTTAAGTGCTGCGCTTCATTATGGAAGAGAGGAATACATCTTAAGATAAGGTGGTAAATAAGTGTAGAATTGTATGATCTGTATGTTTAGGCAGTGTCTGTAAACAGTGCGAAATGTTGAGGCAGGTGCGACACTTATGGATAAAAAGGTGCTCTATTATGGATTAAAAGTGAGTAATAATACACAAGATATGGTGGCAAATGAATGCTTCCAAAGGCTGAAAGCGATCTTCTGCACTGCTCCATCTCTTCGCCACCCAGACCCAACAAGACCTTTCATTGTGGACACTTCCTCCCTTGGAGTCAGAGTAGTGTTATCCCAGCGGAGAGGTGAGCCCCCTGTACTACATCAATGTGCCTACTTCTCTAAGAAACTATCCCTGGCGGAGCAGaattatgacatcggcaacagagaacTTCTCACCATTAAGCTGGCCCTCGAAGAGTGGCGGCACTGGTTGGAGGGAGCAAATCACCCATTTGAAGTCATTAATGACCAAAAGAACTTACAGTACCTCAGAGAAGCGAAATGCCTAAACTCCAGACAGGCTCGATGGCCGTTATTCTTCACTCAACTCAAATTCATAGTCACCTATTGTCCCATATATAAGACTACTAAAGCAGATGCTCTGTCCAGAATCCACTCACCCGACACTGTATCTGAATACAGATTTGCCACCAACTTACCTGCCTCCAACGGCTTCACCAGCATCCTTGTTGAAGTAGATCGATTCTCCAATCTCCAAGGCCAGCAAACGTTCATTGGTCTGCCTACAGTCCTTGAAAAACCAGAGACCCTCTTCTAAAATGTCTCCCAACACTTTGGTattccagaggacatagtgtcaAATAGAGGGACTCAATTAATTTCCAGTGTATGGAGGAAGATCTTCCAACTGTTGGGAGTGTCTGTTAGTTTGTCTTCCAGATACTACCCGCAGATGAATGGCCAGACTCAGGAGAAAATTCAAGAGGTCGGACACTACCTCAGggccagtgttgggagtaacgccgtttaagtataacggcgttactaacAGAGTTTAATTtttagtaacggagtaatctaattaattacttttcctatCGTTGCAATGCCGTTATCTTTACTcagaatgtaaagtgtcgcgttactacaatttggttgaataaagcgtgaggtgtcatgctttggctagtggctacacatcagctgcctgacaccaTTGTAAATCTGATTATGATTGGCTGGGAGGGCGGTGCCCTGCTCAAGCTGTCTCACTGCAtgctctgacaaccactaaacacaagacggcatcagcgataatggcgttctcgaactgTAACGTTACCGGAAATTAAAGgcgagaatgtttctgtaacatgcagggtatgcccaggaaaaaaaattatttttttataaataattaataataattaattttcggaggttgtctattcacgtctttgcattgacttaacattgaaatcactcgcgccagacactctatttccatctggtgtgaacgcaccataagagttggatagtgttttgtttattgtgcagtaactttaggcctaatatacagttacagagatttgcactaatggccaggtttccctttatttatttttacccaagtttaaatttgtttgtcttaattttgtacttaattttatttttatttgtttcttttatttgtttttatttctatgcatatcatatggcaggctgcagtctattgagttcaaataaatacaacattttctaaaatacttatagtgtttttattcttcaatcagttaatataaacatcttatatattaaagatgttataggacgtaatagcgttatagaacataaaaaataacatcacagttattttgctgagtaactaattacttttaaaatgtggtaactgagttactaactcaattacattttgggagaagtaatttgtaactgtaactaattacttttttcaagtaagatgaccaacactgctCAGGGCCTAATGTCACAACCAACAGAACTGTTGGAGCcaataccttccttgggccgagtaTGCACAAAACTCTCTCTTCATCAGGAATCTACCGGCCTCCCCCCCTTTCAGTGtatactcggctaccaaccaccacTATTCCCATGGAGAGGAGAACTGTCCAAAGTACCATCCATGGATTATTGGTTCTGAGAGAGTGAGAGGGTATGGGACACAGCTCACGTCCATCTTCAGCGTGTAGTTTGACATAAGAAGATACAGGTGGATGTCCGTTGTCGGGATACCACTTTCTACCATCCAGGTGATCGAGTTTGACTCTCCACTCGAGACAACTGCCTGTGCCTGCCCTGCAAGCTAAGTCCCTGCTACATAGGTCCTTTCACCATCTTGAGGCAGATCAATGAAGTAACTCAGAACCTCCAGCTTCCCAGACAATACCGTTTTCCACCAACCTTCCATGGATCATTACTCAAACTTGTCACTGATACTGTTCTCCCTCCTTCCACAGAACTGGAAGTACCTCCTCCCCTGCCCGAGGTCGACGGGTCCAGGAAATCATAAATTCCAGGTGACGAGACAGCAGGTAGGGCTACGGTCCTGAAGAAAGATCTTGGGTTGACTGAGATGACATCCTTGACTCTTCATTATGTGATGATTACCACCAGCTCCACCTAGGGAGTCCCACTCCCAGGGGCTGAGGTTAGCCTCTTCGTCGTTCCTGGATATCTGGAGACACCTATCGGGGAGGGGCAACTGGTTATTGATGCACCAACCACAGCCACAGAACCAGTCACTCAACCACATCCTCAGTCACCGGAGTATTGAGTACTTGCACCTGCACTCATTTACCAGAGCACTATAAAGCACACTCACCACTCTAGTTCATCGTTGGTCTCAAGGTTACTCCTTCAGTGTTCCCTTCTTCGGCCTTGTGGACAACTTGACACTTACCTGTGCTCTTCTGACCTCGTTGATTTTTATGAGATTATTGGACTGTGGACTGGAACCTTTCACCGCAGATAAGACTTGCATTCTCTGCATTGTTCATCTCAATCGCATCTTCGGGAGATACCACTGTTGTTATGAGTTTGTGCTAACCTTATTAAGTTTACATAAAAAAGTGAACGTGACCCATACTATGAATTTGTTCTCTGCacttaacccattcaaagtgcacacacacagcagtgaacacacagacacccagagcagtggacatCATTTACATTGCAGTCCCAGGGAactgttgggggttcagtgccttgctcaagggcacttcagtcatggtacTGATGgtagagagagcactgtacattcactccccccacctacaattcctgttggcctgagactcgaactcacaattTGGATTATGAGTCTAAATCTCTAGTGAATGTACAgggctctctccaccctcaataccacaactgaggtgcccttgagcaaggcaccgaacccccaactgctccccaggtgctgcagCATCAATGGCTGCCCACGGTatgtggatgggttaaatgcagagcacaattctgagtatgggtcaccatacttggctgtatgtcacgtcatacTCAGAAAGTTGAACTGAAAATAATTTTACGACCAGATGattagttaaaggggtcatatgatgttgctaaaaataacattatttggtgtaatgaaatgtgtttttgtggtttaagtttaaaaaaacacattgttttccaCATACTGTTCATTATTGTAGAGCAGGGGGGCACGAGGACTGAAATTGAGATCCACTGACTTATACATTTACGcatgtctttttacgcattgcgttgCATTGAGCCACGTAAACATTAGCAagtttgtgattggagaaacgacaaacaagcgCTACTGTACattgctcaaaactcgcattagAATTTATGTAATGAAAATTGTGCCAACCATCACATTCACATCTATGCAACCAATTAATAAACCACTACTAGATCCCAAAACTTTACAAGAGCACATATTTCTTCATTGGTCTACTCACTTGATTCTGCTCTCAAAATGGAccagatttatgcatttaaatttaaaatgaccaAATTTTTCTTACACATATCCTGAGAACCCCCCTAGAAGAACAAATGTGCACCCACAAAAAAGCCTCACAAATTCTGTGGAGACTCTGGGAATATAGAGGAAACACTGTAGGATTGGCTGTCTCAATGTGTGTGAGTAGCCAGTTCACCTTACTATTTGCGTGTGGACCATGTATGACACTAAAAAACATTAGGAAAGCATAATGATTAAGGAGGTGCCTCGCACAAAGAGCAGCCCAGTGGCCCCTGACCACCTTAATTCACCTCTGAATATACTGGTGAAAAACTGAAAAGACTGTTTGATCAGAGATGGACTGGGCACCTTGCTGCAGTGTCAGTCATTGTAAAATCTGATGACAGCATAACCAAGCCATGCTTCGTGTTTATACtttatatgagccataaaatctGATGTGATGAAAATGGacaaaaactcaaaaacaaaaccataaagaactatgtggttgaaaacacatTGGGTTGATGCAAAAGAAACAAGAATAAGTGCAATCGAATATTCTTTTATGAGTTTCATTAATACAGCCTGATTTACTACATACAGTatctttgcttttttttgtcttcatttcCGCTCGGAGCTCATGAGAGTTGCATTTGAGGAACAAATGTTTACAGCCTCTAAAGTTAAAATATCCATCAAAGAAACACCACCAAGCTCACTGCATTCCACTGCgctttcatgttgttttttatttgcatGCTAAAGCCATCAGCCTGAGATTAGGCAAGCAATAGTTCCCCCGAGGTGGTGCCGGCGGCGGCGTCCGCTCTCAGTTCACCCGAGGTGGCGCCATCAGCTCTCGGTTCCCTTATGGCGAACCTTTCTACCTTTTTCTCCAAGCCCTCTCCCACTACACgggcctggccctccatccctccccctgatccaccTCCGTTCCGCCTCCCTCCTTGATTTCTACTTTGGAGTGTCTGGAATccactccttaagggaggggttctgtcacagtttttttgtctttctgtcactgtcttctgtgagtgttgtgtttgtttggtgccatgtgcttttgtcctgtctcttttcttACCCCGCCTATCTTGTTAGCTCATCATTGTTTTAGTTTCTACACCggtgtttctcccttgctcccggactcatttaccttcactctgcacacctgtctctcaatcacacacacagttgttgctcattgtcatggactatatattctcgtctcacacaccactctgtctggctgtatttattgttatttgttaCTGGTGTCTTGCGGTTGCTTCTGATCCTGATCCTGATTTTGTCCTTGTtatctgttctgttttgtttttctcttggttgtttttggttttgttctAATTAAAAGattcttccctgcatttggacccagaccccgTTTCTTCCTCTGCGCGTCCTACTGCGCCGTGACAATGACTGAATCCTCCAACAATGCTTTAattttcatatattacattttttagcgTTATACGTTTAGAAGTTATACGTAAATGTGCTAAACTGGTTTGGGGAGAAAATCACAACTTACCATGAGTACCATACAAAGTACCATGAGAGGGAGGGATATGCAGGTCACAGGGGACCATATATATAAAAcctgaaaatgtatgtgtgtgtgtgtgtgtgtgtgctttacttGTATTTTCACAAGTAAGGTAAATTTCCAAAACACTTATTATGTGATTCACATATGTGAATTGCATTGCTATTGAATGAACTGATTATTAAAAATTCAGATGGAAAGAAGATCATACAGTTAGTGATTAAACCAAATATTCTCACTCCATACAATGATCTTGTGTTGTGATTTTGAAAGTATGAGAAATGGGGTTGGGGTTGatcatattgaaaataaaaataaaataatacagtaccaacttgaataaaaaaaaatgtactactaactatattaataatactataattATAGATGGAATGAGGCTGACCAGAAGGAATCCTGTTAGAACATACTCTTCTACTACACAACAGACAGCAGTCTCCAGACGGATTGTTCTTCTGGGTCAAACTGGTGTTGGGAAGAGTGCAGCTGGAAATACAATACTGGGACGGGAAAGGTTCAGATCTGAGAGGAGTATGGATTCAGTAACCTGTGAATGTTCAGTTGCTCATGCCACTGTTTCAGGCAGATCAGTGTCTGTAGTCGATACTCCTGGATTCTTCAATTCACAGATGGATCTTGGACAGTTAAAGAATACAATAACGAAAAGTTATTTTTTCAGTCCTAGACCACATGCTTTTCTCATTGTGCTCAGAGTTGATGACAGATTCACTGATCAGGAGCAGCAGTTTCTTCAGAAGATTGAGATGGTGTTTGGTCAGGAGGTGTTAAAAGACGCCATCATTCTCTTCACTCGTGGAGATCATTTGGAAGGAGAGTCTGTAGAGGAGCTCATTGAGGAGAACTGTAGATTAAGAGATCTAGTAGATCAGTGTGGAGGCAGATATCATGTCTTCAACAATAAAGATCAGAGTAACAGAGAACAGGTGAATGATCGACTGCAGAAGATTGACACAATGATAGAGCAAAACAGTGCAGAAAAAGAAAGTAGAAAGTTTTGTTAAACATTTCAATCATTgaaatcattctgaaaagtgTAATGCATTCTGAAACTTCCATTGAATTTTCTTTCCAACTTGTTCCCGGAAAGCCGAAAATTCATAATGGTAGCATTTTATTAAAAGTGACAATGAATAAAAACCACCATGTCATGGAGAgatgttataatattttataaatgtatacaatttgcCATGgaatctatcgatctatcgattaTGATACCCTGCTCCAGACCATGTTTTTTATCTGATGTATAATATGTACAAAACATTTATCATGTGATGTTCTCTATGAAGCTGCAATAAGTCCATGAGATCACAATAAAGACCAATATAGGCAGTTTTTTGTTGAAAGAACAAAActttgttttgtctttgttttatttgtgtgtacAATTTGTGTATTTTCTGTTGGTATTTTAATAAAGAGATAAGTGTGGCTGGTCATTAAAACAAGTACTAACCAAGATTTATAAATGCCAATGTGCTGTAGAAGTGTTAGAGATTATACCTTTaacattaacaaacagaatttattgtttgtaaaaaaataaaataaaaataaaaaccttgaaaAATCAAATGGAAGTCATTTGCTTGATAATTACAGTTAAGTGTGCTTGATTAGAAATGAAAATCTTCAAAACACTGCCTGGATAGATGTACGTATGTAAGGAATCTGCTAAAGATCTGTGCCCATATTTAAAAAGCTTCTCAAAGTGTCATTTTAGTCTTAAGGGCtgagaataaattaaatttaaacttaAGTATAAAAGCAAGTTATCAAATTCTTAAAGCTAAGAATCACtcttaaggccctttcacaccggatgcgtaacgaaaaagcgaaacgaaaaagcgaatagttcgcgtgcgaatagttcgcgtcaaaaccattcacatcagccgcgacgcgaatttgcgatgtctgtgacgttcagagagcttcaacattccaaaactttcgcgccgacagttgagaaaatggacacttcaacatcatcatccagtgaagacgagcttttccttttctttaaaagacagaaaagaaggttttgggtgcacccagtcctaaagaacagagagtttgaaggggagtatgccaatcatgtacaggagctaaaactttatcatggccggttccgcacttactttcggatgtctgtgggacaattcgaggagctccttcagatagtggcaccgcatcttacgagacaaaccacaaacttcagggaaccaattgatccggagcagcgtctggcagtctgcttaaggtgagctgtcctctttaaaacatcagcccatagaacacacacacaagtaatcagaagatCCGTCATTTTTGCTATGACATgacctttgtttccttgtatgtgattggctgaagcctttttgtcgcctcaaaagtaaaaaaaaatcgacatcgaagcgaaaaaaataaaagtcgttttttcgcctcagcacattcgcgttcggtgtgaaagcactcattacacaaacagctgatcaaaaaataaaaccatcgcgcgaattattcgcgcgtcaaaatcgcgtccagtgtgaaaggacctttacTCTCCAAGTTATTTAAAGCCG
Above is a window of Carassius carassius chromosome 4, fCarCar2.1, whole genome shotgun sequence DNA encoding:
- the LOC132132619 gene encoding GTPase IMAP family member 5-like, translating into MLAAELRHGGYLKNIGHEIDGMRLTRRNPVRTYSSTTQQTAVSRRIVLLGQTGVGKSAAGNTILGRERFRSERSMDSVTCECSVAHATVSGRSVSVVDTPGFFNSQMDLGQLKNTITKSYFFSPRPHAFLIVLRVDDRFTDQEQQFLQKIEMVFGQEVLKDAIILFTRGDHLEGESVEELIEENCRLRDLVDQCGGRYHVFNNKDQSNREQVNDRLQKIDTMIEQNSAEKESRKFC